One region of Candidatus Zixiibacteriota bacterium genomic DNA includes:
- a CDS encoding tetratricopeptide repeat protein → MKRFLTILSALLLTLASGTLYAQKTTTENDYNLRKAYEALNEEKDVDKALDLVSKQLKDTPDNVDALMLRMRIYQNREEFGKALADVNRAIKVNNPKKSGFEQSTLYWWQSYAYAGLGDDSKAATAAGTAYKLAQKEKSEYLQVIAFDYGRALYNIGDLDGSDAVFRKMLAEDETDVGAMYGLARNLVGRDRYDEAEQQLLAAIRVRDTYPPIYRLLIQVYDHKGDYNSAIDAAIEYVDKDSDPSWRLLINAGKKNLNYAVANMRAKMKTSDKPIYWRALIAELYYYAGKYELALKENIKLEEEAGKDDRLYERKAECYRHLGMHEAAIAELDQILAKEGDWNAYCERGICYRLLGKFDQAIADFTSAIEEDPRYAFPYYSRGWCYELTGRNDLALEDYNLGIDVDPDYPYIFLERGLVLKKMRRFDEARADFETAVAMDTIATDGSSTHYALHELGRDEEALAWMQKIIDEDPSDDGNWYDYACLYGRMNRIDDAMKALEKAFELEYRNFGHLEYDYDMDILRDLPRYKELVAKYKAIHEEFLQKSDIPVAEKTEDTISEIAFTRHVGGTFEVPCQINGLPLQMIFDTGASDVTISSVEANFMLKNRYLSDKDIKGKRYYQVATGELSAGAVITLREIMIGDVKLKDVEASVVNNQRAPLLFGQSAMERFGTITIDNENNKLIIKH, encoded by the coding sequence ATGAAGAGATTTCTCACCATTCTGTCAGCCCTGCTGCTGACCCTCGCGAGCGGCACTCTGTACGCTCAGAAAACCACCACAGAGAACGACTACAATCTCCGAAAGGCCTACGAGGCCCTCAACGAGGAGAAAGACGTTGACAAGGCGCTTGACCTCGTGTCCAAGCAGCTGAAGGACACTCCGGACAACGTCGATGCGCTGATGCTCCGGATGCGGATCTATCAGAACCGAGAAGAATTCGGCAAAGCCCTGGCCGATGTAAACCGTGCCATTAAGGTGAATAATCCCAAGAAGTCCGGCTTTGAGCAGTCCACCCTCTATTGGTGGCAGAGCTATGCTTACGCCGGCCTTGGTGACGATTCAAAGGCGGCAACCGCTGCCGGCACGGCATATAAACTTGCCCAGAAGGAGAAATCTGAATACCTGCAGGTCATTGCCTTCGACTACGGCCGGGCCCTTTACAACATTGGGGACCTGGACGGTTCTGATGCGGTATTCCGCAAGATGCTGGCTGAAGATGAAACGGATGTCGGAGCGATGTATGGCCTTGCCCGGAATCTCGTGGGGCGCGATCGTTATGATGAGGCTGAGCAGCAGCTCCTTGCGGCCATTCGTGTACGTGACACATATCCGCCCATCTACCGGCTCTTGATTCAAGTTTATGACCACAAGGGCGACTACAATAGTGCCATTGATGCAGCCATCGAGTATGTCGATAAGGATTCAGATCCCAGCTGGCGTCTCCTCATCAATGCCGGCAAGAAGAATCTCAACTATGCCGTTGCCAATATGCGGGCAAAGATGAAAACTTCTGACAAACCTATCTATTGGCGCGCGCTGATTGCGGAACTATATTATTACGCCGGTAAGTATGAACTGGCTCTCAAGGAAAACATCAAGCTGGAAGAAGAAGCCGGCAAAGATGATCGTCTCTATGAAAGAAAGGCCGAATGCTACCGCCACCTGGGAATGCACGAAGCGGCCATTGCGGAACTGGATCAGATTCTTGCTAAGGAGGGCGATTGGAATGCCTACTGTGAGCGCGGCATCTGCTATCGACTTCTGGGCAAATTCGACCAGGCAATCGCAGACTTCACCTCTGCTATCGAGGAAGATCCACGCTATGCCTTCCCCTACTACTCTCGCGGCTGGTGCTATGAACTCACCGGAAGGAACGACCTCGCCCTGGAAGATTACAACCTCGGCATCGACGTAGATCCGGACTATCCCTACATCTTCCTGGAGCGTGGCCTGGTCTTGAAGAAAATGAGACGCTTCGACGAAGCACGGGCCGATTTTGAAACCGCAGTGGCAATGGATACCATAGCCACCGACGGCAGCAGCACCCACTATGCCCTCCACGAACTGGGCAGAGATGAGGAAGCGCTCGCATGGATGCAGAAGATCATCGATGAAGATCCTTCCGATGATGGCAATTGGTACGACTATGCCTGCCTTTATGGCCGAATGAATCGCATCGATGATGCTATGAAGGCCCTTGAGAAAGCCTTCGAACTCGAATACCGTAACTTCGGCCATCTGGAGTACGACTACGATATGGACATCCTCCGTGACCTGCCTCGCTACAAGGAACTCGTAGCCAAATACAAAGCCATCCACGAAGAATTCCTACAAAAGTCCGACATACCAGTCGCCGAAAAGACTGAGGACACCATTTCCGAAATCGCCTTCACGCGCCACGTCGGTGGAACCTTTGAAGTCCCATGTCAAATCAATGGCCTTCCGCTGCAGATGATCTTCGACACCGGCGCATCAGACGTCACCATCTCTTCCGTAGAAGCCAACTTTATGCTGAAGAACCGCTACCTCTCCGATAAAGACATCAAAGGCAAGCGCTACTACCAGGTTGCCACCGGTGAACTGAGCGCCGGTGCAGTCATCACCCTCCGCGAGATTATGATTGGCGACGTCAAGCTCAAAGATGTTGAAGCCTCTGTCGTCAATAATCAGCGAGCTCCTCTCCTCTTCGGTCAAAGCGCGATGGAACGCTTCGGCACCATCACCATTGACAACGAGAACAACAAACTCATCATCAAGCATTAA